The following proteins are co-located in the Brachybacterium sacelli genome:
- the rpsP gene encoding 30S ribosomal protein S16, with product MAVKIRLKRMGKIRAPHYRVVVADSRKKRDGAVIEELGQYHPTENPSYIKIDSERAQYWLGVGAQPSEQVAALLKVTGDWAKHTGEGDPAGTLKASELQKSAEELIAEADKAASTSRDDAKKAKSEEAAEVAPGSEEAPAEGESTEDAEAATTDEA from the coding sequence GTGGCTGTCAAGATCCGCCTGAAGCGCATGGGCAAGATCCGTGCACCGCACTACCGTGTCGTCGTCGCCGATTCGCGCAAGAAGCGCGACGGTGCCGTGATCGAGGAGCTCGGTCAGTACCACCCGACCGAGAACCCCTCGTACATCAAGATCGACTCGGAGCGTGCGCAGTACTGGCTCGGCGTCGGCGCCCAGCCGTCCGAGCAGGTCGCCGCGCTGCTGAAGGTCACCGGCGACTGGGCGAAGCACACCGGCGAGGGAGACCCCGCCGGCACGCTGAAGGCCTCCGAGCTCCAGAAGAGCGCCGAGGAGCTCATCGCCGAGGCCGACAAGGCCGCGTCCACCTCCCGCGACGACGCCAAGAAGGCCAAGTCCGAGGAGGCCGCTGAGGTCGCACCCGGTTCCGAGGAAGCCCCCGCCGAGGGTGAGTCCACCGAGGACGCCGAGGCCGCGACGACCGACGAGGCCTGA
- a CDS encoding Nramp family divalent metal transporter yields the protein MDSRPDPRDDARNPSTGAACEPDPAGGEPPPRWKLIGPGLLVAATGIGAGDLVATLVAGSRFGYALLWAAVAGVVIKIFLVEGAARWTLATGHSIFEGWRRLGRWTSFYFGPYILVWGFVYGATAMSASALPIVALIPKLPVIGDIEIVTQIPLGVFAVLTGLIGAALVWLGHYRRLELIIAALVGLMFVTVVGAAVVTLPNLGEVLTGLIPRIPEGGLLYTLSIAGGVGGTITLAAYGYWLTEKGWSTPRWMRVMRLDNTMAYVISGIFVIAMLIVGAELLYSAGIAVGEDDQGLVDLADVLADRYGEFMAVVFLLGFWASSFSSVLGVWNGVSIMFADFFGAARRLPEGHRDRGIGGRYYRFYILWLTFPPMLLLLLGKPVQVIVAYGVLGSFFMPFLALTLLFLLNSRHVPTTWRNGWALNLVLGVVALLFLVLGVNQLIEAIAGL from the coding sequence ATGGATTCCCGCCCTGATCCCCGCGATGACGCTCGGAACCCGTCGACGGGTGCCGCCTGCGAACCCGACCCTGCCGGCGGGGAGCCCCCGCCCCGGTGGAAGCTGATCGGCCCCGGGCTGCTGGTCGCCGCGACCGGCATCGGCGCGGGGGACCTGGTCGCGACCCTCGTCGCCGGCTCCCGCTTCGGCTACGCCCTGCTCTGGGCCGCGGTCGCCGGCGTCGTTATCAAGATCTTCCTGGTGGAGGGCGCGGCACGCTGGACCCTCGCCACCGGGCACTCCATCTTCGAGGGTTGGCGCCGCCTGGGGCGCTGGACCTCCTTCTACTTCGGCCCGTACATCCTGGTGTGGGGCTTCGTGTACGGCGCGACCGCGATGTCGGCCTCCGCCCTGCCGATCGTCGCGCTGATCCCGAAGCTTCCGGTCATCGGGGACATCGAGATCGTCACCCAGATCCCCCTGGGCGTCTTCGCCGTGCTGACCGGGCTGATCGGCGCGGCCCTGGTGTGGCTGGGCCACTACCGTCGGCTCGAGCTGATCATCGCCGCCCTCGTCGGCCTCATGTTCGTGACCGTCGTCGGGGCGGCCGTGGTCACCCTCCCGAACCTGGGCGAGGTCCTCACGGGACTGATCCCGCGGATCCCCGAGGGTGGGCTCCTGTACACCCTGAGCATCGCCGGCGGCGTGGGCGGCACCATCACCCTGGCCGCCTACGGGTACTGGCTGACGGAGAAGGGCTGGTCCACTCCGCGCTGGATGAGGGTCATGCGGCTGGACAACACGATGGCCTACGTCATCTCCGGGATCTTCGTGATCGCCATGCTCATCGTCGGGGCAGAGCTGCTGTACTCGGCCGGCATCGCCGTCGGGGAGGACGACCAGGGCCTGGTGGATCTCGCCGACGTGCTCGCCGACCGCTACGGCGAGTTCATGGCCGTGGTGTTCCTGCTCGGCTTCTGGGCCTCGTCCTTCTCCTCCGTCCTCGGTGTGTGGAACGGCGTCTCGATCATGTTCGCGGACTTCTTCGGCGCGGCCCGCCGCCTGCCCGAGGGCCACCGCGACCGGGGGATCGGCGGGCGCTACTACCGGTTCTACATCCTGTGGCTGACGTTCCCGCCGATGCTGCTGCTCCTGCTCGGCAAGCCGGTGCAGGTGATCGTCGCCTACGGCGTGCTGGGCTCCTTCTTCATGCCGTTCCTGGCACTGACCCTGCTGTTCCTGTTGAACTCGCGGCACGTGCCGACCACCTGGCGCAACGGCTGGGCGCTGAACCTGGTGCTCGGCGTGGTCGCGCTGCTCTTCCTGGTCCTCGGCGTGAACCAGCTGATCGAAGCGATTGCGGGACTCTGA
- a CDS encoding KH domain-containing protein, translating to MSARAEALDHLVRGIVDDPEAVSVAEKSTRRGPLLEVRVGAADLGRVIGRSGRTARALRTVTAALSEDDVRVDIVDVDRR from the coding sequence ATGAGCGCCCGCGCCGAAGCCCTCGACCACCTCGTCCGCGGCATCGTCGACGATCCCGAGGCCGTGAGCGTGGCCGAGAAGTCGACGCGTCGCGGCCCGCTGCTCGAGGTCCGGGTCGGCGCCGCCGATCTCGGACGTGTCATCGGACGGTCGGGCCGCACCGCCCGTGCCCTGCGCACGGTCACCGCGGCCCTGTCGGAGGACGACGTGCGCGTCGACATCGTCGACGTCGACCGGCGCTGA